In one Lolium rigidum isolate FL_2022 chromosome 3, APGP_CSIRO_Lrig_0.1, whole genome shotgun sequence genomic region, the following are encoded:
- the LOC124696912 gene encoding ubiquitin-like-specific protease 2, with the protein MPRRSSRSRNRSTHTQVFVDLDSDDSDGEECKSKRCRPSRRETVETPEISKNVLPSCGDDLLPKRSSKRIANSRRAKTNTNKLDTDIFELYMEVLWKRIDEDKKSSYAHFDSLWFNMYNSGNNKSNVLKWIKAKKIFSKKYVFVPIVCWGHWNLLVLFNFGETNYWDTKKKPRMLLLDSLKTTNPVKLRSAIKRLVVDILKTEDRQDSEQFINEVHLEFPEVPQQTGDECGIYVLFFIYCFLLNGKLGEDFSQLSKDVMFNSEELEKFQKDIDSFRANRNVLPSCKPSCDDDDHLSKEVQNTLQIAGGAKRKKTSWILIFLNCTWRIFGNE; encoded by the exons ATGCCTCGCCGCAGCAGCCGGAGCCGCAACCGCAGCACTCACACCCAGGTGTTCGTCGACCTGGACAGCGACGACAGCGACGGCGAGG AGTGCAAAAGCAAGCGCTGTCGACCAAGCAGAAGGGAAACCGTGGAGACACCAGAGATCTCCAAAAATGTATTACCCTCCTGTGGTGATGACCTTCTCCCAAAAAGAAGTTCAAAGCGCATCGCAAATAGCAGGAGGGCCAAAACGAACACAAACAAGTTGGATACCGATATTTTTGAATTGTACATGGA GGTTCTTTGGAAGCGAATAGACGAAGATAAGAAGAGTTCATATGCACACTTTGATTCGCTATGGTTTAACATGTACAACAGCGGGAATAATAAATCAAACGTCCTTAAGTGGATAAAGGCTAAGAAGATATTCTCAAAAAAATATGTTTTTGTCCCTATTGTCTGTTG GGGGCACTGGAACCTCCTTGTCTTATTCAATTTTGGAGAGACAAACTACTGGGATACTAAGAAAAAACCACGTATGCTTCTGCTGGATTCACTCAAAACAACAAATCCGGTAAAGTTGCGATCAGCTATCAAAAG ATTGGTTGTTGATATTTTAAAAACTGAAGACCGGCAAGACAGCGAGCAGTTCATAAACGAAGTCCACCTTGAGTTTCCTGAG GTGCCACAGCAAACTGGGGATGAATGTGGCATATATGTTCTTTTCTTCATCTACTGTTTTCTTCTAAACGGAAAATTGGGAGAAGATTTCAGCCAGCTG TCCAAGGATGTCATGTTCAATTCAGAGGAACTAGAAAAATTCCAGAAGGACATTGACTCATTTCGAGC GAATAGAAATGTATTACCCTCGTGCAAGCCCTCttgtgatgatgatgaccacctCTCAAaagaagttcaaaacacattgcaaATAGCAGGAGGGGCAAAACGAAAGAAGACAAGTTGGATACTGATATTTTTGAATTGTACATGGA GGATCTTTGGAAACGAATAG